In the genome of Fulvivirga maritima, one region contains:
- a CDS encoding alpha/beta fold hydrolase, protein MALTIKEENKFRYIDEGSGEVLVLLHGLFGALSNWEGVVNYFKDNYRVVIPLLPIYDMPLKQAGLDGLNSFLEKFIAFKELDKMTLIGNSLGGHVGLIYTLKNPERVTNLVLTGSSGLFENSMGGSFPKRGSYEYIQERVAYTFYDPKTATKELIDEVFETTKSIPKCLRIVAIAKSAQRHNMAKEIPKITQPTLLVWGLNDTITPPMVGHEFNKLIPNSELKFIDKCCHAPMMEHPEKFNLILNEFLDARQNDS, encoded by the coding sequence ATGGCATTAACTATAAAAGAAGAAAATAAATTTAGATATATAGACGAAGGGTCAGGAGAGGTGTTAGTTTTATTACATGGACTTTTTGGAGCATTAAGTAATTGGGAAGGAGTTGTAAATTACTTTAAAGATAATTACAGGGTAGTCATTCCTTTATTACCTATATATGACATGCCCCTAAAGCAAGCCGGTCTTGATGGATTAAATTCATTTTTGGAGAAATTTATAGCTTTTAAAGAATTAGATAAAATGACTCTCATTGGTAACTCTCTAGGAGGCCATGTAGGGTTAATTTATACTTTGAAAAACCCTGAAAGAGTAACAAATTTAGTACTTACGGGTAGTTCAGGATTATTTGAGAACTCTATGGGAGGGTCTTTCCCTAAAAGAGGAAGTTATGAATACATTCAAGAAAGAGTGGCATATACTTTTTATGATCCTAAAACAGCTACCAAAGAGCTTATAGATGAAGTATTTGAGACTACTAAGAGTATTCCTAAGTGTTTAAGAATAGTAGCTATAGCTAAATCAGCCCAAAGACATAATATGGCTAAGGAGATACCAAAAATTACTCAGCCTACATTATTAGTTTGGGGTTTGAATGATACCATAACTCCACCCATGGTGGGGCATGAATTCAATAAGCTTATCCCTAATTCTGAGCTTAAGTTTATTGATAAATGTTGCCATGCTCCTATGATGGAGCATCCTGAAAAATTTAATTTAATCCTAAATGAATTCTTAGATGCTAGACAAAATGATAGCTGA
- a CDS encoding anthranilate synthase component II: MKEILLLDNFDSFTYNLVDYFSQLGIKSIVFRNDVPLDLITARRYDGVVLSPGPETPGKAGNLMEVVEYYHQKLPMLGICLGHQAIGEFFGGKLIKAQAPMHGKISEIEHSGDILFKNLPKKINVVRYNSLLVEQSPEYEVIATTEKGENMALKHLNLPLWGVQFHPEAALTQYGLEMLKNWASYNDKAV, from the coding sequence TTGAAGGAGATCCTGTTACTTGATAATTTTGACTCTTTTACCTATAACCTCGTTGACTATTTTAGCCAATTAGGGATTAAGAGTATAGTCTTTCGTAATGATGTACCACTAGATTTGATTACTGCCAGGCGGTATGATGGTGTAGTACTATCGCCCGGTCCTGAAACACCAGGCAAGGCAGGTAATCTTATGGAAGTAGTGGAGTATTATCATCAGAAATTGCCAATGCTAGGCATTTGCCTCGGGCATCAGGCAATAGGTGAATTTTTTGGAGGTAAACTGATTAAGGCACAAGCACCTATGCACGGAAAAATCAGTGAAATAGAGCATTCAGGAGATATTCTCTTTAAGAATTTACCTAAAAAGATTAACGTTGTACGCTATAACTCACTTTTAGTAGAGCAGAGCCCGGAATATGAGGTAATCGCTACTACAGAAAAAGGAGAAAATATGGCTTTAAAACATCTTAATTTACCGCTTTGGGGCGTGCAGTTTCACCCAGAAGCAGCCCTTACTCAATACGGTTTAGAGATGTTGAAAAATTGGGCAAGTTATAATGACAAAGCAGTTTAA
- a CDS encoding CvpA family protein, translating to MSIIDIVLLGFILFGAYKGYSKGFLLEIITVLAFVLAVIGGLKLLHEGMSFLESNFNLSGELLPYISFVLIFILIVFLVHMLGKGLKKILDLTLLGSLDNLAGAVLGILKWTFGLSVILWLSTSFGLELPDKWMVNSVVYPYVLIFAPTMVEYCSVIVPFAHDLFDTIKEMLEGDPVT from the coding sequence TTGAGTATAATAGATATTGTTCTACTGGGCTTCATTTTGTTTGGAGCCTACAAAGGGTATAGCAAAGGTTTTTTGTTAGAGATTATTACCGTATTGGCTTTTGTATTGGCCGTAATCGGCGGGCTTAAGTTACTTCATGAGGGTATGAGCTTTCTGGAGAGCAACTTTAATCTTAGCGGAGAACTGCTGCCATATATATCCTTTGTCCTTATTTTTATTCTTATAGTATTTTTAGTTCATATGCTAGGTAAAGGACTAAAGAAAATATTGGACCTAACCCTGCTGGGCTCACTTGATAACCTGGCAGGCGCGGTTCTAGGAATATTAAAATGGACATTTGGGTTAAGTGTAATACTATGGCTTAGCACTTCATTTGGTTTAGAGTTGCCAGATAAATGGATGGTAAACTCAGTAGTGTATCCATATGTGCTCATCTTTGCTCCTACCATGGTAGAATATTGCTCTGTTATTGTGCCCTTTGCTCATGATTTGTTTGACACCATAAAGGAAATGCTTGAAGGAGATCCTGTTACTTGA
- a CDS encoding GatB/YqeY domain-containing protein, protein MSLKQQIDQDIKTAMLEKRKDELTALRSIKSAILLAATEKGGAEELSEDAELKLLTKAAKQRKDSAELYEKEGRADLAEKEKLELEVINRYLPKQLSEDELKTEIAAIIEQVGATGPQDMGKVMGAATKQLAGKADGKMIASIVKESLTK, encoded by the coding sequence ATGAGCTTGAAACAACAGATCGATCAGGATATAAAAACGGCCATGCTGGAAAAGAGAAAAGATGAACTTACAGCATTAAGGTCTATTAAATCAGCCATTTTATTGGCAGCAACTGAAAAAGGAGGAGCAGAAGAACTTAGCGAAGATGCAGAATTGAAACTCTTGACTAAAGCTGCCAAGCAAAGAAAAGATAGTGCAGAGCTATATGAGAAAGAAGGACGTGCTGATTTGGCTGAAAAAGAAAAATTAGAGTTAGAAGTTATTAACAGATATTTACCAAAGCAGCTTTCAGAGGATGAATTAAAAACTGAAATTGCAGCCATCATAGAGCAGGTAGGTGCTACAGGCCCTCAGGATATGGGTAAAGTAATGGGAGCCGCTACTAAGCAGCTGGCCGGTAAAGCAGATGGGAAGATGATTGCTAGTATTGTTAAAGAATCATTGACTAAATAA
- a CDS encoding pyridoxine 5'-phosphate synthase produces MTRLSVNINKIATLRNARGGNNPDVIKSALDCERFGAQGITVHPRPDERHIRYDDVIELKKVITTEFNIEGYPDDRYMELVKRVKPAQATLVPDGPHVLTSNAGWDTVAHEEFLKEITADLKKAGVRVSIFVDPDSKMVENTAKIGADRVELYTESYATKYFEDKEKAISPFKKAAEAASKSGLGINAGHDLDLDNLAYLAKEIPEIDEVSIGHALICDALYLGLENTIQMYLKQLKV; encoded by the coding sequence ATGACTCGGTTAAGTGTAAATATCAACAAGATCGCTACTTTAAGAAATGCCCGCGGAGGCAATAACCCTGATGTAATTAAATCAGCTCTGGACTGTGAACGCTTTGGTGCTCAAGGAATAACAGTGCACCCCAGACCTGATGAAAGGCACATCAGATATGATGATGTAATAGAGCTTAAAAAAGTCATTACTACAGAATTTAATATAGAAGGCTACCCTGACGACAGGTATATGGAGTTAGTAAAAAGGGTAAAGCCAGCCCAAGCCACCTTGGTGCCTGATGGCCCACACGTGCTCACCTCTAATGCCGGCTGGGATACTGTGGCTCATGAAGAATTCTTGAAAGAGATCACTGCAGATCTTAAAAAAGCAGGTGTTCGTGTATCTATTTTTGTAGACCCAGATAGCAAAATGGTGGAAAATACTGCTAAAATTGGCGCTGATCGGGTGGAGTTATACACTGAAAGCTATGCTACCAAATATTTTGAAGATAAAGAAAAGGCCATCTCTCCATTTAAAAAGGCTGCTGAAGCAGCCTCCAAAAGTGGATTAGGCATAAACGCTGGACATGACCTTGATCTTGATAACCTGGCATATCTGGCTAAAGAAATCCCTGAGATTGATGAAGTATCTATTGGTCACGCACTAATCTGTGATGCCCTGTATCTCGGCCTTGAGAACACTATTCAAATGTATCTTAAGCAATTGAAGGTTTAG
- a CDS encoding head GIN domain-containing protein: MKFKLPQIILLATLLSIVACDSYVQEKGNGKIISKETKLEPFEEVELGGNYEVFLRKADNPGVTLTTDENLHEFITYDIRDGVLYIDSEVSIDSDEPIRLDINYTTIEAITIGGAASIESVEPIEGEYLRIGMSGAGAINLEVEVKALKINVSGAGAVELSGNAEEQSVQLSGAGGYEADELKSKNCTIEISGVGGASVYVEETLNASVSGVGGVSYKGNPEKVISNVSGLGSISKDGEED; this comes from the coding sequence ATGAAGTTCAAATTACCACAAATTATTTTGCTGGCTACACTATTAAGTATAGTGGCCTGCGATTCTTACGTTCAGGAAAAGGGAAATGGTAAAATTATATCTAAAGAGACTAAGCTGGAACCCTTTGAAGAAGTAGAGCTAGGGGGAAATTATGAAGTGTTTCTTAGAAAGGCTGATAACCCCGGAGTAACGCTTACCACAGATGAAAATTTACATGAATTTATAACCTATGATATAAGAGATGGTGTTTTGTATATCGACTCTGAAGTAAGTATTGATAGTGATGAACCTATTCGTTTAGATATTAACTATACTACTATTGAAGCTATAACAATAGGCGGAGCAGCATCAATAGAAAGTGTGGAGCCTATTGAGGGAGAATATTTGAGAATCGGTATGTCAGGTGCCGGCGCTATTAACCTGGAGGTAGAAGTTAAAGCACTAAAAATAAACGTATCAGGTGCTGGCGCTGTAGAGCTCAGCGGAAATGCTGAAGAGCAAAGCGTGCAGTTGAGCGGAGCAGGTGGCTATGAGGCTGATGAACTGAAAAGTAAAAATTGTACTATTGAAATTAGTGGAGTAGGAGGTGCTTCTGTTTATGTAGAAGAGACTTTAAACGCCTCTGTGAGCGGTGTAGGAGGGGTTTCATATAAAGGCAATCCTGAAAAGGTAATATCTAATGTTTCAGGACTTGGCTCTATAAGTAAAGATGGAGAGGAAGATTAA
- the tatC gene encoding twin-arginine translocase subunit TatC, which produces MSFLDHLEELRWHLVRSLGAILLVSIAAFLMKDFVFGTVIFGPAKPDFWTFRMLCKLGDFVHIPAICIDSVPFKIQSRQMTGQFTMHITTSVVTGLIVTFPYVFWEIWRFIKPGLYSTERQNTRGAVFFVTLLFLLGVLFGYYILSPLSVNFLANYTVSEIVYNEFDITSYVGTLTTLVLGSGILFQLPIVVYVLSRIGIITPEIMRTYRKHAIVVILILGAILTPPDPLSQILISFPLFGLYELSIMISRQVTRKQRKQELMSQRDNEY; this is translated from the coding sequence ATGTCCTTTTTGGATCATCTCGAAGAGTTGAGGTGGCATCTGGTCCGATCTCTAGGAGCTATTTTACTAGTTTCTATAGCGGCCTTTCTTATGAAAGACTTTGTCTTTGGCACAGTCATTTTCGGGCCAGCCAAGCCAGATTTCTGGACATTCCGCATGCTTTGTAAGCTTGGAGACTTCGTTCATATACCTGCTATTTGTATTGACAGTGTTCCTTTCAAGATACAAAGTAGGCAAATGACCGGGCAGTTCACCATGCACATTACTACATCAGTAGTAACTGGTCTTATTGTTACCTTCCCATATGTGTTTTGGGAAATTTGGAGATTTATTAAACCAGGGCTTTATAGCACTGAAAGACAGAACACCCGAGGAGCCGTTTTCTTCGTTACTTTATTATTTTTATTGGGAGTTCTCTTCGGATATTATATATTGTCTCCGCTGTCAGTTAATTTTCTAGCTAATTATACAGTAAGTGAGATCGTTTATAATGAATTCGATATCACTTCATATGTAGGTACATTAACCACTCTGGTACTAGGTAGTGGAATTTTATTCCAGCTCCCCATAGTGGTTTATGTACTTTCAAGAATAGGTATTATTACCCCTGAAATCATGCGTACTTACCGTAAGCATGCCATAGTAGTGATACTCATTCTGGGGGCCATACTTACACCACCAGATCCGCTGAGCCAGATACTTATTTCGTTTCCACTCTTCGGGCTATATGAGTTGAGTATTATGATCTCCAGACAGGTTACTAGAAAACAGCGCAAACAAGAATTAATGAGTCAACGAGACAACGAATATTAA
- the rpiB gene encoding ribose 5-phosphate isomerase B, with product MKKSIAIGGDHAGFKYKGMISEYLKSLGYTVKDFGTYSADSVDYPDFAHPVSEAVEKGEFPFGILVCGSANGVAITANKHQGIRAAICWNEELASLAREHNNANILCIPERFISEETAKNIVKTFLSHNFEGGRHARRVGKMSC from the coding sequence ATGAAAAAATCAATCGCTATAGGAGGTGATCATGCGGGTTTCAAGTACAAAGGCATGATCTCAGAGTATTTAAAATCTTTAGGGTACACAGTAAAAGATTTTGGAACCTATAGTGCTGATTCGGTCGATTATCCTGACTTTGCCCATCCTGTTTCTGAGGCCGTAGAAAAAGGAGAGTTCCCTTTCGGGATTTTAGTATGCGGCAGTGCTAATGGTGTAGCTATTACGGCTAATAAGCATCAGGGCATTAGAGCCGCCATTTGCTGGAATGAAGAGTTAGCTTCACTGGCCAGAGAACACAATAATGCTAACATATTATGCATTCCGGAAAGATTCATTTCTGAAGAAACTGCCAAAAATATAGTTAAAACCTTCCTATCTCATAATTTTGAAGGAGGCAGACATGCTCGAAGAGTAGGAAAGATGAGCTGCTAA
- the rbfA gene encoding 30S ribosome-binding factor RbfA, producing MIFASMNESKRQQKFSRLIQRDFSDIIQKDKQGIFTNNFVTVADVRMSPDLSVAKIYLSMMLVKDKEGLLDKIDMHKSELRRDLGNKIGKQVRIVPELIFYVDEVEERASRIDKLIDDLDIPSEDEDDDKND from the coding sequence ATGATATTTGCAAGTATGAATGAAAGCAAAAGACAACAGAAGTTTTCCAGGTTAATTCAGCGCGATTTCAGTGACATCATTCAAAAAGACAAGCAAGGTATATTCACTAATAACTTTGTTACAGTTGCTGATGTGAGAATGAGCCCTGATCTCAGCGTGGCAAAAATCTATTTATCTATGATGCTCGTAAAAGATAAAGAAGGGCTGCTAGATAAAATAGATATGCACAAAAGTGAATTGCGCAGAGATTTAGGCAATAAAATAGGAAAACAAGTACGGATAGTACCCGAACTTATATTTTATGTTGACGAAGTGGAAGAAAGAGCCTCAAGAATTGATAAATTAATAGATGATTTAGATATCCCGTCAGAAGACGAGGATGATGACAAAAACGATTAA
- a CDS encoding FtsX-like permease family protein has translation MNLPFFIARKYFFSTRKRNFINIISLISMAIVAICTAALIIVLSVFNGLEGLLRSLYTAFDPQIKVEAVQGKSFHYTDEMKQMIQSTEGVGIITEVIEDYAYVRYRDADMVVIIKGVSDNFLDQKRIDSAIVSGELKLHENGINYAIIGRGVQYTLSIMPGADVYPLQVHYIKDVKAGSLDPSKLYSRKNILPGSVFAIEKNYDENYIFVPLTFARELLDYEDKRTSLEIKVNDDVNINSVKKALQASLGNEFRIQNNEEQHADLYKLLNLEKLFVFIAFSFILAIGSINIFFALTMLALDKKKDISILYGMGASNSLIKKIFVTEGAIISLGGALIGLVLGGSICWIQQNYGLISMGMETAVLENYPVKMKFSDFLYTSCSLVFITLLISYRPAIIATRYNTAKHL, from the coding sequence TTGAACCTTCCATTTTTCATAGCCCGTAAGTACTTCTTTTCTACGAGAAAGAGAAATTTCATAAATATCATTTCTCTTATCTCAATGGCCATAGTAGCCATATGTACTGCAGCACTTATTATTGTGCTGTCAGTATTTAACGGGCTTGAAGGTCTGCTTCGCTCCCTTTACACTGCTTTTGATCCCCAAATAAAAGTGGAAGCTGTGCAGGGCAAATCATTTCATTATACTGATGAAATGAAGCAAATGATTCAATCTACAGAAGGAGTCGGGATAATCACTGAAGTAATTGAAGACTACGCCTATGTCAGGTATAGAGATGCTGACATGGTGGTAATTATAAAAGGAGTAAGTGATAATTTTCTTGATCAGAAAAGGATTGATTCTGCTATAGTTAGTGGTGAACTAAAACTACATGAAAACGGTATTAACTACGCTATTATAGGCAGAGGGGTACAATACACCTTATCCATTATGCCCGGCGCAGACGTATATCCGCTACAAGTTCATTACATAAAAGATGTAAAAGCGGGCTCATTAGACCCCAGTAAGCTATACAGCCGTAAAAATATTTTGCCCGGCAGTGTTTTCGCTATCGAAAAAAATTACGACGAAAATTACATATTCGTGCCCTTAACCTTCGCCAGAGAGCTGCTTGACTATGAAGACAAAAGAACCTCTTTAGAAATTAAGGTAAATGATGATGTTAACATCAACAGCGTGAAAAAAGCATTGCAAGCTAGCTTAGGGAATGAGTTCAGGATTCAAAACAATGAAGAGCAACACGCTGACCTGTATAAACTACTCAACCTGGAAAAGCTGTTTGTATTCATAGCCTTTTCCTTCATACTGGCTATTGGTTCTATCAATATCTTCTTTGCCCTTACCATGCTGGCATTAGATAAGAAAAAAGATATTTCTATTCTTTATGGTATGGGAGCCAGTAACTCCCTTATCAAAAAAATATTCGTTACTGAAGGCGCCATAATATCACTGGGAGGAGCTTTAATTGGACTGGTATTAGGAGGCTCAATATGCTGGATACAACAGAATTATGGCCTTATTTCTATGGGAATGGAAACCGCAGTACTGGAAAATTATCCTGTCAAAATGAAATTTTCCGACTTTTTATACACTTCATGCAGCCTTGTTTTTATAACTTTGCTCATTTCTTACCGACCGGCCATCATAGCCACAAGATACAATACTGCTAAACACCTATAG